ACGTGGACACCAGTCGCGCTGCCACGAACTCCCGGGCGCGCCCGTCGTAAGCGGCCAGGAGATCTACAGGGGCAGCTTCACGCAGTACTTTGGGCAGCGGGCCGATCTCAGCAGCGAGTCCGACTGCTCCCTCGGGGCCCAGAAGACAGTGAAAAAGCGGCCGGCGGCGGAGCAGGCAGTCCCGCAGGTGGAGCACCAGCTCCTCCAGCCGCTCTCTCAGACGGACCTCTTCCCAACTATGCAGAGAATCCCCCCGCAGCAGCAGCGTCAGAAGCGCGGTCTTGAGCGTGTAAGACGACAGGATGCGCCCCCACTGAGATGAGGCCATCGGGTCCAGGCCTCGGGCGCCCAGGTCCCTCAGGGCCTTGAGCAGCTGCAAGCATTTAAGATGGCAGGCCCCCGGCGGGGCTCGTTCTTGCAGCCAGCCCAGGAGGCGTTGCTCCTGGCGGGCCGTGTTCAGTCCCCACAGCGCTTCGGCCTTCAGCCCTCCCGGGAGGTCGGACAGGAGCCCCGGCGGAGGCCACGGCGGCGCCACTAGGAAGACTCCATCGCCCAGGTGTACGGCAGGGATGAGGCGCACAGCCATCGAGAGCCGGCAGCAACCGTAGTCGGTGCGACAAGGGAGAATGTGCAACGTGGGGGGCTGGTCGAGGCCCCCCGGGGAGAGGCTGACCCGGCAGCGCTCCTCCAAGCTGTACCGCACCGTGGTGAGACATCGCTGCAAGTGCGCCTGGAACCAACGCGACACCAGCGCCGCAGAGAGGTGGCGCCGGCCGCGCAAGTCTACACAGAAGCCGTCCGAGAAGGGTTTGGAGTCCCGGTGCCACTGGTGTCCAGCCCCGCCAGAAGGCGACGCCGGCGGGGCCTTAAGGGCGCACACGAAGCAGCCACGAAGCGCCACGGGCAACTCGGGCTCCGATCCCAAGCCCCGAGGCTCCAGCCCCACTAGAGGCGGGAGGCGCAAGGGGACCAGCACGTCGAAGCCGTCGGGCCGGCGGATCTTGTGCTGCTCGTAGGCACTGCCCACCTGGACGAAGTCCCCCCGAAAGGCCAGAGCGAGGGCTCCTCCGGGGGAAGGGCCCGGGGAGCCCCGGGCCCGGCCGGCTCGGACCAGTTCGCCTACGATGCGGCTCACATGCGCCTTGCTGTGACCCAGCACATGAGGGGACAGGCGGACTTCGTGCTCATAGTAGCTCTCCAATAAAACATTGAGGCCCGGCTCGGGGAAGAGTCTCGAGGAGGAGGGGGTGAGCCCGGGGTGGGGAGCTCGGGGCAGGAAGCGCTGGCGGGCAGCGTGGCGAAAACGCAGGAGGAGGTAGCCCAGGAACAGCAAGAGAAGGGCTTTGAGCAGCGGGAAGCCGGCATCCTCGCCGTCCTGGGGCGCCGCGGAGCCGCCTCTTCCGCTCAGGACATGGTACAGGCAGACCAGGGCGGTGCAGAAGCCGGTCACCAGCGGCCAAAAGACCCGCAGATTAAGGGTGTAGTGCACCGACATGCTGGGCGCCTGCGGCGACGCGCGATGGCCGTCAGCCCATGATCGGGTCCTCCGCGGCGGCGACGGCTGCGCCCCCCTTTTCTCCGCCCCCCGCATACAGGCGGCAGTCTGAGCCCTGCCCTGCCTCCGTCTCCCTCCTTGGAGCCGGCTTATCCCTTAGCTGGTCCTTGGAAGGCAAGCCTCCTCTTCTCGATCAGTTCCGGCTCCCGCACCTTCTCGGGCTCCCTTCGGTTCTTCTCCCAGCTCAAGTTCTCTTTCCAGCTTGGGTTCCGGCTCTGCCCCACCCCGCCCTCCAGCGCAAGCCTCGAGTCCGGGCCTCTCCGACGCCTTCGTCCCGTCCCTAGCTCAGGGCTGTTCCCAGCTCAGCTTCTCTCATGGCCCTGGTCCAGGCGCAGTCCCTCAAGCCAGCTGCCGTCCCGGCCCTCACCCGCTCTAGTCTTACCCTCTCCTCTCCAGGTCCGCGCTTCTTTCAGTTCGCTGCCCCGCCGAACGCGGAGGCCCTCCCCCTCCCGCCCTGCCCAGGCTCAAATCTGCGAGTTGTCGGGTGGGTCGGTCCGCGTCCCAACTCTGGCAGCGCCGGAACAGGACTCCCGAGGTTCAGGCCCTGCCTTTCCCCGATCCCGTTACTTGGGCCGAGAAGTTTCCTCTTCCGAGGAGAGAAGAGGCCGAGCCAGCGAGTGGGGAGGAAATGCCTATGTCTGGGAGTCGAGCAGGAGCGGGCGGGGTCGGCCCCCTCCCCCCGGGCCGCCTCCTTAAAGCTACACGAGGCCGGAGCGGACCTGGAAGTCCAGCAAAACTGGACCAGAAACTTGGGTCTTTGCAACCAGAGACTGAAAATACCAGAAATGCAAGATGTGGAAACAAGAAAAAGGACTTGCTGGGGCAGGCGCACTCTGTGCAAGCTTTGGCCCAGGGCAGTTACAGCACGAGCGGAATTGTTGATAAACAAACAGCCAAAATGAAAGTGGAGAGTGAGAGAAATTAACAACACACCCAGGGTATAATCCCTAAATGAAGGACCTCTAGCTAGCAGGATGGGAGCGGTGAGGCGCGGTGGTTATAGACTTATGACCaattttcctatcttccttcttgccttcttttccttctctcttcttctttcccttcctttattttttctttctttccttcctaactttctttctcctcttctttctatatatgtttatctgtatgtatatgaatGGATAATATATATGTAGTAGCTGGTTAGGGGGAAGGTTTCTCCTCTAGTAATAGACCTATTATATATTACGATTTTTAGAAAATGTCTCTTGTTATagatccattttctttctttctttctctctctctctctctctctctctctctctctctctctctctctctctctctctctctctctctctctctctctctctctcttccatttttaaaccaagaaaatccatttatctaaatcatagcaaaacagaaatcagagaagatatTCACAAAATAATACAGAGTGAAGAAGTTCTCTCATTGGGAGAGAGATAATTCTGTTCAACCAAGAGTGTACTGGATCTCATCATCAAGGGGGAAACTCCCTGAAGTCTCTGAGTAGCAAGCTGGGGATAGGGGTATGTTGAGACTGTCAATATCTGCCATATGTTCTCAGACTCTTTTCCTTCAAGCAACCTGAtgtaaacttttttatttctattttcattctatCTCTAAATTTCCTCCAAGGGAATAGGTAATAGCTACAGGGTGCCAGAgctcaccccttcccccactgACCTGGAAAATGAAGAGTTCTACCCCCATATTGCCACTAACTGGctacatgatcttgggcaaaccaGCTACTTTGAGTATTAGtttattcatctctaaaatggaaagaTTAAGATGAAGGGGATTTAAGAGTCCCTCAATTATTTACATTctactttaattattttatatcatacaCTTGAGAattcaaattttgaatttaaagaaaaacttattACGAATtagcttgcaatttttttttttacaattataaagCAGAAAATAAATCTAGTATTTTTATCCAGGAACCACTCTTTGAATCAGCAAATCCTATGAATGTGACCTAGTTCCCAGATAAAAGTTAAGTCTTAATGCTGTCCACTGCTACCTCTCCTTGCTCCTCTTTGATGATATGTTGGAGCAAGGGAAATGTGATGGAATTGCTATGGAGTCCCCCTTGAACTATCCCTATAAGGAAATATTGGATAAGCAATTCATTATAGTTGACTCCCATAGATTGAGCCCAATGTTCAGGGAAACTACAAAGgatattgaagaaaaaagggggggggggaacatcAATAGCAAATAGCAAGCAGCATTACTACTAAttactagcatttatacagcTCTTTAaagatcctcaaaacaaccctttGGGACTGGTaaaattattatccccacttaCAGATTAGGATACTGAatctgagagaggttaagtgcaTAACCTAGATAGAAATATCTGAGGAAGAATTCaaacagatcttcctgactctaaattcagaTTTCTACTCACTTTATCAAATGAACACTGTCTTTGGGGGGATGCAAAAGAAGTCTATATTACCATCCCTACCTAGAGAAACTTGCAGTGTTGTGATGTCATAACTACTTCTACTTTAAGAATGTATGAtgtccaagccattctccaattgataaatggtcaaaggatatgaacagataattttcagatgatgaaattgaaactatttctacaaatatgaaagagtgttccaaatcactattgatcagagaaatgcaaattaagacaactctgagataccactatacacctgtcagattggctaagatgacaggaaaaaataatgatgaatgttggagaggatgtgggaaaactgggacactaatacattgctggtggagttgtgaaagaatccaaccattctggagagcaatttggaagtatgcccaaaaagttatcaaactgtgcataccctttgacccagcagtgctactactgggcttatatcccaaagagatactaaagaaaggaaagggacctgtatgtgccaaaatgtttgtggcagctctttttgtagtggctagaaactggaaaatgaatggatgtccatcagttggagaatggttgggtaaattgtggtatatgacttttttttattatagcttttttatttacaagatatatgctgggtaatttttcagcattgacaattgtaaaccttttgttccaacttttcccccacttccccccacccctcccacagatggcaggttgaccaatacatgttaaatatgttaaagtataagttaaatacaatatatgtatacatgtccatacagttattttgctgtacaaaaagaatcggactttgaaatagtgtaccattgtgggcagctaggtggcgcagtggatagagtaccagccttgaattcaggaggacccaagttcaaatgtggtctcagacacttaacacttcctagctgtgtgaccctgggcaagtcacttaaccccagcctcaaaaaaaaaaaaaaaaaaaaaaattaaaaataaagaaagaaagaaagaaagaaataatgtaccattagcctgtgaaggaaatcagaaatgcaggcggtcaaaaatagagggattgggaattctatgtagtggttcatagtcatatcccaaagttctttcactgggtgtagctggttcagttcattactgctttattggaactgatttggttcatctcattgttgaacatgaccatgtccatcagaattgatcatcatatagtattgttgttgaagtatataatgatctcctggtcctgccagcaggatgatttcagaaaggcctggagagacttacatgaactgatgctgagtgaaatgagcaggaccaggagatcattgtatacttcaacaacaatactgtatgaggatgtatattttctttttttttctttttttttttctttttttattatatatatatatatatacatatatatatatgtatatatatatatatatattttttttataatattatcccttgtattcatttttccaaattacccccctccctctattccctccccccgacgacaggcaataccatacattttacatgtgttacaatatagtctaggtacaatacatgtgtgtgaatatcattttcttgttgcacaataaacattagaatccgaaggtacatgcaacctgggcagacagatattagtgctaacaatttacattcccctcccagtgtttcttctctgggtgtagctacctctgtccatcattgatcaactggaagtgagttggatcttctttatgttgaagatttccacttccatcagaatacatgaggatgtatattttcaacaaagagaagatctaattcagttccaattgatcaatgatggatataATTAGCTACACACAGATAaggtacactgggaaatgaaggtggactacttccatttttgtttttctttctaggttatttttaccttctgaatccaacttttcttgtgcaacaaaagaattgtagggttctgcacacatatattgtatctaggatatactataacatatgtaacatgtataagattgcttgccatctaggggagagggtggagggaggaaagggaaaagttggaacagaagtgagtgcaagtaataacgttgtaaaaaattacccaggcatatgttctgtcaataaaaagttattaaaaaaaaaagaatgtatgatTTCACCAGTGGGAGTCCTCCCACTATAACTTAGTAGATAGTTTCTTTGTGGCCAAAAAAACCTCATCACCCCATGAACAGACTAGAGTGAGGTAGATTGAAAGTAGACCACATCAAAGCTCCCATTAAATCCTTTACATCTTGGTAGGATTTTCCAGAAGTCAAAAGCTTTACATGATGAGATATCCATATAGGACCTTAGAGTATGGGAAGTACTTGAAAGGGTAAAAATTTAACTGAGGAAATTAAGGatctcaatggatagagcatagAGCTTGGCGTAAgaaaggtctgaattcaaattctgacttaaactcttattagctatgttactccatttgcctcagtttccctactggtaaaatggagataataatattacctacttttgagggttgttgtgaggatcaaatgacataatatttgtaaagcacttggcacagtgtacatagtaagaacttaacaaatgcccctttcttcttcttcctttcccaccttccttcttaccttccttcttttttcctttctttccctgttGATTGAGTTTGGGGATAAGGGTAAGGATAGAGAAGGTAAGATTTAATAATAAGTTaggatttatatagcactttataaatattactatttATACCTTGGacataagtgctattattatccccatttgcagatggggaaatggAAATTGATACAGTGACCTTTTCAGGATCACGCAGCTAGTAGAATTGTAAACCTTGTTTTGAACTCCTGCTCTCCTGACTCCATATTCATTGCTCTTGATCTTTGTGCTACTATGTTAAGGTATAGGATGTAAGTAAGCATAGGGAAAGGCTTTCTTGTACAAGAGCCAAAGTTAGTATGTTATAGGTGAGAAAAAATATGCAGATCAGAACTCTAATAAAGTGGAGTGTGTGCATCCTGAAACTATGAAAAAGTACATAGGTTAAGATGGAACTGAATTAGGATTTTGAATGCCAATATGAGAAGTCTGGTTGTTGATCTGGGAGTGTTATTCAAAATATGGATGTTTCAAACTCTAGGAAATGAGTACCATATTCACTTTCATTTATGTAATACAGTGGACTCTTTTCTATCAGAACTAGAGGCAGCTGATTGTAGGATTAGACATTTTCAGCATAAACTTTCCCATATTAGATATTTTCACAGATTCATTCCCAGAATTGTCCTAGTCTGATTGTGAAAATGAGGGAGAAGGAGCATATTCTAAACCATATGGCATAATAATAGCCCCTCACATTTGTAAAGGCAGGAAGattttttacaaagcacttttacatacattatctcaatGGATTGTTACAACCTCAATATATGTTgccctcattttatgaatgaaaaaaccCACTTGGAAAAATTAAGATTAAGATTAAGCAaaatgtccaaggtcacagagtttGTAAATATCAAGGACTCAAAATTAGGTATGCCTGAATCTAAATCCAGAGAAATTCCCCAGTTTCGTCTTGCCTCTTGGGTTTTGGTATCCTTTGTTTGTTTGAGACATATTTGTTTGGGGTtgttttaaaggaatttaaaattcttttacatgtataatatacAGACCCTACCTTAATAATCTCCCGTAAAGAACTGTTGGTCCAGCCCTCTTTTGCTTCAGAAAAAAGCAAGCCTATACTGGATTATAGAACTTCATTGGAAAATGCTTCCCCTGGTCTGTACTCTGTCCTGAGGCCTTTTTTCATGTAAGAGtcacacttgaaaaaaaaaagagagctttGGTCTCCCAAAGATGAAGCAACAGAAAAGGTTAATGAGTATGTAATGCAATTGTATGCCTATAAAATGATCCAATATTCAATTGAAGCCGTTGAGAATTACATTATAAACCTAACACAATTAAAGAttaataaactgatttttttttttcatctacacTAAGTTCCATTGGATGCTAACATCATAGACCCTTGTAAAAGTCATCATCACTAGGAAAATTGTTGGGATATTTTCCATACTTGCTAGTGAATAATTCATTTTGAGTATATAGTTCATGGGGCCAAacctggtttgtttgttttttttaacaagtcTAGTGCATTATATAGCTGTCCCATATTAACAGACAAAACtagaaatgtgatttttctttttctcttcagaagTATTTGAGTTTTTATAGGTCTCTTAGGCAATTATACTTAAAATAAAGAGCAGTATCCTGTGCAGTTATCCCTGTGATTGTGTGTCTAAAAACACAGTCATGATGGGGTTATGACTAATCGGAAAACTGTGCTGCTCAACAGCAGTTTCAGATTTTaatcaaactgattttttttcacttggggacgtggggagggagaaggatggGTTCCCCTTTGTCCAAAGACAGAAATCATTGCTATCTTTGTGAGCAGCAAGGCATTGGATATTTTGATCCCCCAAGGAGCACTTTAACTGAATTTCTTTCTGGCCAATGAAACTCAAATTTACTAATTGTCcctaagggagggaaaaaagagactTCCTCAGTAAAGTGTCATGTTCAACATGAGAATGCAACAACcagaagaaaattgaaaactcAGTGTTGCTTTGAACTGTTCTTCTTCTTAATGCTGTTTTCACTGGAAGATGGGAGGGATGCTTAGGATGAGACAAGTTTAGCAATTTCCTCACATATTTATGATAATCTCATCCTACTCAAAActtatgctttttctttgtacctcTGATTTCAGTTATCAGATTTTGCTCTGTTCAGTATAGTTCTTTGGTCCTCAAGACCAAACCTATCTCAAAATCATGGAATTTCAGTTAGAAACAATAGCAGAGGCTGCCTAATCCAATgtataccttttttttaaaaaatccccataatgtaattaagaaaaaccCATTCCcattccatttctatttgttatcgttattcaaaaatttttcagttgtgtctgactcttcatgacaacattctaggttttcttggcaaagatattggagtagtttgccatttccttctccagctcattttacagatgaggtaattgaggcaaggggggttaagtgacttgcctaataaGTAAgacttagtaagtgtctgaagtcagatatgaactctgaaagatgagtttttctgaatCCAGGCCTGGCAATCCATCCACCATGCTATTTTGCAATCCAATTTTTATTTATAGCTAGCaaaattttaatgctttttaaCTTCTACCCATAGTTACTAGTTTTACCCTCTGAGGCAAGGTGAATTAATCCCAGGGTTCCTATACATTTTAGTCTCATTAAAAATTACTGAGGATCCCAAAGAGCTTTCGCTTATGTTGGTTATATCTATTGAAATTTACAAAATGTGAATATTGTCTGCCTTCTAGGAAAGATGGATTCTCATGCCTGCTTCTACATTTAATTTGTCGTGATATGTTGTTTTGgctaacatatataaagaaaaatctgaCTTTACAAAAAGCTATATGGTTGGAAAGGGGAGAATTTTGATAGGAAAATGAATCTTATtactatgaaaatagttttgacttcatGGCCCTTTTGAAAGGGTCTTGAGGATCACCAGAAGTCTAAGGACAACTTTCTGAGAATGACTAGGCTAACCAATTTTTTATAGGTTGGTCCTGATTCAGGCCAATATAAGTGGCTGGAGTTTAGAAGAGTCAAAAAATGAGACATACATAAAACTAATCATTAACAGAAGGagatttgtcatttatttcattatatcatGGAAAAGATACTCAACTCTTATACTTAGTGTTTTTAAAGtcacactgatttttttttcccctattggcATTTGGGTATCCTAACAGTCACAtagtatttttcttaaaaaaagaaaaaaaaaaaaaaagacaaatagaaagagaaagggggagaaagggagggagatgatatttattagctatgtccATGACAAAATTGTGAAAGCATAATTTTCTAAAGTAAAATTTGATTCTACAAAGTGAATAATAGGataagtatatgcatatatcatCTAAATTAATTGATTGTCATACATAGcaataaactttaaaattgttCTGCTTTGATATTCATAAGTTATTTTAAAgatcattctccttttttttgaccagtttttatgatgatcaaatgtACCAAAATTCTgacctattat
This sequence is a window from Sminthopsis crassicaudata isolate SCR6 chromosome 1, ASM4859323v1, whole genome shotgun sequence. Protein-coding genes within it:
- the ITPRIPL2 gene encoding inositol 1,4,5-trisphosphate receptor-interacting protein-like 2; amino-acid sequence: MRGAEKRGAQPSPPRRTRSWADGHRASPQAPSMSVHYTLNLRVFWPLVTGFCTALVCLYHVLSGRGGSAAPQDGEDAGFPLLKALLLLFLGYLLLRFRHAARQRFLPRAPHPGLTPSSSRLFPEPGLNVLLESYYEHEVRLSPHVLGHSKAHVSRIVGELVRAGRARGSPGPSPGGALALAFRGDFVQVGSAYEQHKIRRPDGFDVLVPLRLPPLVGLEPRGLGSEPELPVALRGCFVCALKAPPASPSGGAGHQWHRDSKPFSDGFCVDLRGRRHLSAALVSRWFQAHLQRCLTTVRYSLEERCRVSLSPGGLDQPPTLHILPCRTDYGCCRLSMAVRLIPAVHLGDGVFLVAPPWPPPGLLSDLPGGLKAEALWGLNTARQEQRLLGWLQERAPPGACHLKCLQLLKALRDLGARGLDPMASSQWGRILSSYTLKTALLTLLLRGDSLHSWEEVRLRERLEELVLHLRDCLLRRRPLFHCLLGPEGAVGLAAEIGPLPKVLREAAPVDLLAAYDGRAREFVAARLVSTWRRLPQLLRVYGGPRYLSRCPQPRSQRAQGFPEHDP